One part of the Candidatus Hydrogenedentota bacterium genome encodes these proteins:
- a CDS encoding acylphosphatase: MTGRLHVYVEGRVQGVGFRYATCAKAESLRLNGWVRNLYDGRVEAVFEGPKAALEAMLAWCRRGPAAALVTKVEETWEEGPPRHQGFFLRH, from the coding sequence ATGACCGGCCGCCTGCACGTGTACGTTGAAGGCCGGGTTCAGGGGGTCGGTTTTCGCTATGCGACGTGCGCCAAAGCGGAATCGCTCCGTCTTAACGGGTGGGTGCGCAATTTATACGATGGGCGCGTCGAGGCCGTATTCGAAGGCCCGAAAGCCGCGCTGGAAGCCATGCTCGCATGGTGCCGCCGCGGCCCTGCAGCCGCCCTCGTCACAAAGGTGGAAGAGACCTGGGAAGAAGGCCCCCCGCGCCACCAAGGATTCTTCCTGCGACACTGA